The Caldicellulosiruptoraceae bacterium PP1 nucleotide sequence GTTGCTCAAAGGCATAATCTTGAGATAATTCAAGTTATTTCGCAAGAAGGCAAGATGAATGAAAATTCAGGTAAATTTGAGGGATATGATAGATATAAAGCAAGAGATTTAATAGTAAAAGAACTAAAAGAGCTTGGCTTATTAGTTGAAGAAAAAGAATATACCCATAATGTTGGTTCATGCTATAGGTGTGCAACTGTAATTGAGCCATTAATATCAAAACAATGGTTTGTAAAAATGGAACCATTAGCTAAGCCGGCAATAGATGTCGTTAAACAAAAAGAAATTAAATTTATTCCTGAACGATTTGAGAAGATCTATTTTAATTGGATGGAAAATATTAAGGATTGGTGTATATCAAGACAGCTATGGTGGGGACATAGGATACCTGCTTATTATTGTAAAGATTGTGATAATGTTATGGTAAGCAAAGAAAAAATAACTAAATGTTCTAAATGTAATTCAACAAATGTATATCAAGATGAAGATACTTTAGATACTTGGTTCTCTTCAGCATTATGGCCATTTTCTACATTAGGATGGCCAGAAAAAACAGAAGAACTTGAATATTTCTATCCTACTGACGTTTTAGTTACTGCTTATGATATTATTTTCTTCTGGGTTGCAAGAATGATTTTTTCAGGTCTCGAACATATGAATGAAATACCATTCAAGCATGTTTTGATTCATGGAATAGTTAGAGATTCACAAGGAAGAAAAATGAGTAAATCTCTTGGTAATGGTATTGACCCATTAGAAATTATTGAACAATATGGTGCTGATGCTTTAAGGTTTACATTAATAACTGGAATTGCACCTGGCAATGATACAAGATTTTATATGGAAAAAGTAGAAGCAAACAGAAATTTTGCAAACAAAATATGGAATGCTGCTAGGTTTGTAATAATGAATCTAGATATTGACAGTTCATATGAACCTGATGCTAATAAATTTACTTTTACAGAAAAGTGGATATTATCAAGGTTAAATAGTGTAATTTCAGAGGTAACTGAGAATTTAGAGAATTTTGAAATAGGACTAGCGGCTCAAAAGATATACGATTTTATTTGGGATGAATTTTGTGACTGGTATATTGAATTGTCGAAACCATTACTATATAACAAAGATTCAAGCAATAATAAAGAGATTCAATATGTTTTATTAAATGTTCTTACAAATGTATTAAAACTATTACATCCATTTATGCCATTTATTACAGAAGAGATTTATATGAATATTCCTCATGTTGAAGAAAGTTTAGTTATTTCAACATGGCCTAAGATAAATGAAATTTATGCTCAAGAAGATATTGTAATTGTACAGAATTTAATAACACTTACCAAAGCATTGAGAAATTTAAGAAGTGAAAGGGATATTCCAACAAATATAAAGCCTAATGTTTACATTAAAACTAACAATAAGTTAATGATTGAAAACAAATCACTTTGGGATTTACATGTAAAAAGATTAGCTAATGTTTCAGAAATAAGTTTCATTGATGAAGAATCGGTTGAAAATTCAGTAAGTATTGTTCTTGATTGGGCAAATGTATATGTAAAGCTGGCAGAAATTGTTGATATAGAATCAGAGAAGGAAAGACTTATAAAAGAAAAAAATAACCTTATCAAAGAGGTAAAAAGATCAGAAAGTCTTTTATCAAATGTGAAATTTATTGAAAAGGCACCACAAAAGGTTGTAGTAGAAGAAAAAGAGAAATATAAAAAATATAAACAAATGCTTGAAGCTGTTGAAAAACAGATTATTGCATTAGAGAATATAAGGTGAATATAAATGAACTATGAGGAAGCACTATCATATATTCATAACACATATAAATTTGGAATAAAACTTGGCTTAGAGAATATTAAAACATTATTAAATTTATTGGAAAACCCTCAAGAACATTTAAGAATTATTCATGTAGCAGGAACAAATGGAAAAGGTTCTACATGTGCTTTTATTAATCAAATATTTATTGAGAATGGATTCAAGGTAGGGTTATATACATCACCCTATCTTGAATATTTTAACGAAAGAATAAAAATAAATAATATTCCTATATCTAATGATGAACTTGCTTTTTACACAAAAAAAGTAAAAGATAAAGTTGATTATATGATTTCAAGTGGATTTAACCATCCTACAGAATTTGAAATTATTACAGCTTTAGCCTTTTTATATTTTAAAGATAAAAATGTTGATTTTGTTGTACTTGAAGTAGGATTAGGTGGTAGGTTTGACGCTACTAATGTAATAAATAAGCCTGTGATTTCTGTAATAACTTCTATAAGCTTTGATCATCAGGATAAATTAGGTGAAACAATTGAAGAAAT carries:
- a CDS encoding valine--tRNA ligase; translated protein: MQKNYNPNEVEDRIYKKWLDKKYFHAKVDKSKKPFTIVIPPPNITGQLHMGHALNNTIQDIIIRFKRMQGYSALWLPGTDHASIATEAKIVEKMKEEGLTKEEIGRENFLKRAWDWKKHYGGRIIEQLKKLGSSCDWDRERFTMDEGLSNAVEEVFVKLYEKGLIYRGERMINWCPTCKTTISDAEVEYEEKKSKLWHIKYPSKDGSYYVIVATTRPETMLGDTAVAVNPNDDRYKDLVGKMVVLPIVNKEIPVIADQYVDMEFGTGVVKITPAHDPNDYEVAQRHNLEIIQVISQEGKMNENSGKFEGYDRYKARDLIVKELKELGLLVEEKEYTHNVGSCYRCATVIEPLISKQWFVKMEPLAKPAIDVVKQKEIKFIPERFEKIYFNWMENIKDWCISRQLWWGHRIPAYYCKDCDNVMVSKEKITKCSKCNSTNVYQDEDTLDTWFSSALWPFSTLGWPEKTEELEYFYPTDVLVTAYDIIFFWVARMIFSGLEHMNEIPFKHVLIHGIVRDSQGRKMSKSLGNGIDPLEIIEQYGADALRFTLITGIAPGNDTRFYMEKVEANRNFANKIWNAARFVIMNLDIDSSYEPDANKFTFTEKWILSRLNSVISEVTENLENFEIGLAAQKIYDFIWDEFCDWYIELSKPLLYNKDSSNNKEIQYVLLNVLTNVLKLLHPFMPFITEEIYMNIPHVEESLVISTWPKINEIYAQEDIVIVQNLITLTKALRNLRSERDIPTNIKPNVYIKTNNKLMIENKSLWDLHVKRLANVSEISFIDEESVENSVSIVLDWANVYVKLAEIVDIESEKERLIKEKNNLIKEVKRSESLLSNVKFIEKAPQKVVVEEKEKYKKYKQMLEAVEKQIIALENIR